One region of Termitidicoccus mucosus genomic DNA includes:
- a CDS encoding HpcH/HpaI aldolase family protein has protein sequence MLNTAATLKTRLINGETLTGLFVSELLSPNLGAFFDIASYDFALFDFEHCPFTLRDLAGILPSFNGRRCRPMARVPAARREFIGPLLDLGVAGIMVPMVETPEQVREAVSLMKYPPAGRRGSHFGTPHTGFQMPDRDAFTRDANDNILLVVQIETAKGLANLDAILAEPGIDVAFAGNTDLALSMGLPNDLEKGPVCEAVQRILQTAKARGIPGGGNFTDPKLVGKFRDDGLRFIMLDGELGWFLEGLKLGRQRAGLRL, from the coding sequence ATGCTCAATACTGCTGCCACACTCAAAACCCGCCTCATAAACGGCGAGACGCTCACCGGCCTTTTTGTCTCGGAGTTGCTCTCGCCCAATCTCGGCGCCTTCTTCGACATCGCCAGCTATGACTTTGCGCTTTTCGATTTCGAGCACTGCCCGTTCACCCTGCGCGACCTCGCGGGGATTTTACCAAGTTTCAATGGCCGCCGCTGCCGCCCGATGGCGCGCGTGCCCGCCGCCCGACGGGAGTTCATCGGCCCGCTCCTCGACCTCGGCGTCGCCGGCATCATGGTGCCGATGGTCGAAACGCCGGAGCAAGTCCGCGAGGCAGTCTCCCTCATGAAATATCCGCCTGCGGGCCGGCGCGGCTCGCATTTCGGCACGCCCCACACCGGCTTCCAGATGCCCGACCGCGACGCCTTCACCCGCGACGCCAACGACAACATTCTCCTCGTCGTCCAAATCGAAACCGCAAAAGGCCTCGCCAACCTCGACGCCATCCTCGCCGAGCCGGGCATTGACGTCGCCTTCGCCGGCAACACCGACCTCGCCCTCTCGATGGGCCTGCCCAACGACCTCGAAAAAGGTCCGGTGTGCGAAGCCGTCCAGCGCATATTGCAAACTGCGAAGGCGCGCGGCATCCCCGGCGGCGGCAACTTCACCGACCCGAAGCTCGTCGGAAAATTCCGCGACGACGGCCTGCGCTTCATCATGCTCGACGGCGAACTCGGCTGGTTTCTCGAAGGTCTGAAACTCGGCAGGCAGCGGGCCGGCCTCCGCCTCTGA